A genomic stretch from Setaria viridis chromosome 1, Setaria_viridis_v4.0, whole genome shotgun sequence includes:
- the LOC117845527 gene encoding uncharacterized protein, whose protein sequence is MHAPCHYATGGTALVPWKRRERLPLESKTGDSRSLFSPPPTSVSPPVCRRATYKTPLPLVTRRDPGQDKYYTSLLQYSTSQKAPIEMAAAAAAGGKAPSLVVAASMGAVEALKDQAGLCRWDYALRSLYHRAAAPRIHALSAALSDSTAGLPRAGAGRAAAAADVRMNKAYHLVCWGPN, encoded by the coding sequence ATGCATGCACCATGCCACTATGCCACCGGTGGCACCGCCCTGGTTCCTTGGAAACGGAGGGAGCGCCTCCCATTGGAGTCCAAAACCGGCGACTCGCGCTCCCTGTTTTCGCCTCCGCCCACCTCCGTTTCTCCGCCGGTTTGCCGCCGGGCCACGTATAAAACGCCCCTCCCGCTTGTCACACGCCGAGATCCCGGACAGGACAAGTACTACACTTCACTACTTCAGTACAGTACTAGCCAGAAGGCACCGATCgagatggcggcagcggcggcggcgggcgggaagGCGCCGtcgctggtggtggcggcgagcaTGGGCGCGGTGGAGGCGCTCAAGGACCAGGCGGGCCTGTGCCGCTGGGACTACGCGCTGCGCTCGCTctaccaccgcgccgccgcgccccggaTCCACGCCCTGTCCGCCGCGCTCTCGGACTCCACGGCCGGGCTGCCCCGGGCTGGcgcgggccgggcggcggcggcggcggacgtgaGGATGAACAAGGCCTACCACCTCGTGTGCTGGGGCCCCAACTGA